The Ignavibacteria bacterium genome contains the following window.
AAATATCGAAACAAAACTCGGGGGAATTCAGCGGAGAGCAAATAGCTATATTTATCTTGGCTTGATTTATTATCAACTTTCAGATTTTTATCAGTCAATGGATTCCTACCAGAAAGCGTTACAAGATTTCCAATCGCTAAAAGATAAACGAAGTGAATTGCTTGTGCTGAATAATATTGCTGGAATTCACTCTTTACTGGGTGAGTATGAAAAAGCTTTGAATATATATTCAGATGTTGTTGGTAAGAGTTTGATTTTTGCTGACAAAGAATCTGAGGTTATTGCATCTTTAAATATTGGTGATGTATATCAAGAAATGTGGGATTTTGATGTTGCATTTGATTATTTCAATAAAGCTTTTGATGCTTATGAAATTCTTGGTGATTCGAAAGGGAAAATTTTTACTCTTAATAAAATAGGAGAACTCTTTATTGCATCTAAGAATTTTTCAAATGCAATAAAAAGTTTTGATATGGCTATTGAGATTCAGAATAAAAATGGAAATAATTATCTTAAGCAGGATATTTATAATAATATTGGCTTGATTTATTTTTATCAGAATCAAATTTCCAGAGCAAAGGAGTTTTTTGAAGCCGCTCTTAATATAAGTTCCGCCTCTGAAGCAAATCAATTAATCTTAATTGCAATCAGAAATAATTTGGGCGATTGTGATTTTCAATCAGGTTCTTATTCAAGAGCTATTGATAATTATAAAGAAGCTCTTGCTTTGAGCGAACAATCTTTTCTAAAATTTCTTTCCCCAATTTTGCAGCTCAAGTTAGCTATAAGCTATGAGAAATTATATTTCATTAATCATAATGACGCTGATAAAAAAAATGCAGAGCGTTTTTATCAATTTGCTATAAATCGATTTGAAGAAAATCGAGATGAAGAAAATTTAAACCGAGCCCTTTCTTCAATAGCTTCATTTTATGTTCGAATAGGTGAAAAGAATAAGGCAAAGAAATATTATGAAAAGCTTTATGAGCTCGCTATAAATATAAGTTTAAAACCCGATGAACATTTAAGACCATTTGCAATCAAACCTGATTTTGATTTTGCATTTCTTCAGGCGTTGATCGAAGAAGAAAAATTTGATCAAGCTTACAGGATAATCTATCTTAAAAAGGTCAAGGATTTGCTTGAATATTCTTTGCGTTTCCGTGATTTTAATTTTCTTGACAACACAAAAGAAACATTACAAAAATTCAAAAATGAAATTTTAGCTCTAAACAGTTATCAACAAATCTTGAGACAGGAACTTAGCCTTCCTTCTTCTCAACGAATTAAAGAAAAATATAACAAAGCTTCTAAGTTTTGTGATGAAAAATCTAAAAATGCAGAAGAATATCTTAAAAGACTTTCTGAAAAATTTATTTTTCTCAAACCATTAAAAGAGAAAAATTTCAAAGACTTAATTGAACCAGA
Protein-coding sequences here:
- a CDS encoding tetratricopeptide repeat protein, yielding MKRNLLLLLFLQLLFLSCSKSSEELKLESDKLFNQAIDYYERGYLNQSADLFKEVVNIETKLGGIQRRANSYIYLGLIYYQLSDFYQSMDSYQKALQDFQSLKDKRSELLVLNNIAGIHSLLGEYEKALNIYSDVVGKSLIFADKESEVIASLNIGDVYQEMWDFDVAFDYFNKAFDAYEILGDSKGKIFTLNKIGELFIASKNFSNAIKSFDMAIEIQNKNGNNYLKQDIYNNIGLIYFYQNQISRAKEFFEAALNISSASEANQLILIAIRNNLGDCDFQSGSYSRAIDNYKEALALSEQSFLKFLSPILQLKLAISYEKLYFINHNDADKKNAERFYQFAINRFEENRDEENLNRALSSIASFYVRIGEKNKAKKYYEKLYELAINISLKPDEHLRPFAIKPDFDFAFLQALIEEEKFDQAYRIIYLKKVKDLLEYSLRFRDFNFLDNTKETLQKFKNEILALNSYQQILRQELSLPSSQRIKEKYNKASKFCDEKSKNAEEYLKRLSEKFIFLKPLKEKNFKDLIEPDDKIFVEFYPAGENLIYFVIGKKGIQAKTLKADLTSLNFNSNIILKNINTFSIDQVVNFSRDNLSWLIDDLLKSIEQNFTSVKEISFMLNGSELDFVPHLIYSKRLNDFLRGKYFISYSYLPISKSSAGDIKSFAILRQSRLVDFEDLRGNDKTQLVSREKSLSDKSKLRVGLKDEKTNKINNEDFGLNKHFDAVFVHDRLFINETSPELIYIQSTANGSNLKSKSSKRIYLKEIFRLSPGLILLKNFDVETKSSYLNFLSLFSLLKPAVIIFPITNTDQELSENFLYNYKERAENKNLKEASIIFWKMISENQKESFKNSLIWISFKN